The following nucleotide sequence is from Corynebacterium hindlerae.
GTCATCAGGGCACTCGCCGGGGTCCTCGCCCGCGCACAGCAACGCGGCATGTACCAGGCGCGCCGGGGTACAGGTGCGCAAGGCATCTGCAATGCGCTTGTCGACGCCCTCCCCGTACGCAGTTCGCTTCATCAGGTGCTGGGCATTCGGCGGAACCGTATACAGAGGTTTGTCCCCGGCCGCTTCGATCACCTCCGTGGCCCGGCTCGGTCGGTGGCAACCTTGCACCCACACCACATCGCAGTCGGGGAGTGGCTGGTCAAGCGGGATGTGCACAATGGCGATGCCCTGCTGCGCAAGCTCTGCTTTAGCCTTCTCAACGGTCAGATTCGCGGGGCCGTGAAACCCCCAAGCGGCGATGGTAAACATCATAATGCTCCTGCTACGGGTTTCGGGGTGATCAACATGGCGCCACTGGCGCGGTGTGGTTCTACGCTTAACGGCAGCTGGTAGACGCGCTCCAAGTTGTCTTTGGTGAGAACCTGGGTTGTGGTGCCCTCGGCTCTAACATGGCCGTCTTCTAGCAGCACCGCCCGGTGGCACCAGCGGGCTACCAGATTCAAGTCATGCAGAACCACGAGGACAGCTTTGCCTTGGTCGCTGAGCTGACCCAACAGTTCCAACACCGCAACCTGGTGTTTCAGGTCGAGTGCGGAGACCGGTTCGTCCAACAAGATCACGGGCGTGTCTTGGGCGACGGCGCGGGCGATGTGGATGAGCTGCCGCTGGCCGCCAGAGAGTTGGTTCACTGGGGCGTCGGCAAGGCTAGTGGCGCCCACCTGCTGCAGGGCCTTAGTCGCCAGCTCACGGTCCCGCTCAGTTTCTGGTTCCCACCGTCCGCGGTGCGGGTAGCGCCCCATCGCCACCACCTCAAACGCGGTAAATCCAATGCTCAAGGCAGTGTCTTGAGGCACGAAGGACACGATGCGGGCGCGTTGCTTGGGGCCCAGGGCGGTCACGTCGTGCCCCTCGTGGCGGATGCTGCCAGTGGCTTCATTCAGCCCCGCCACCGCACTGAGCAGCGTCGACTTCCCGGCACCATTGGGGCCCACCAGCGCGGTCACTTTCCCCGCGGGGGCGGTGAAGGCCACGTCCGTTAAGATGGGGTGGTCATAGCTGAGGCTGAGATTCGTGATCTTCACAGGCCCAGCCCCTTGCGCGAGTTACGGGTGCGCAGCAACAAGTACAGGAACACCGGCGATCCGATGAACGCCACCACGGTGCCTGTCTGCAGCACCACTGGCTGGAACAACAGTCGCGCCACGATGTCTGCGGCGA
It contains:
- a CDS encoding ABC transporter ATP-binding protein; translated protein: MKITNLSLSYDHPILTDVAFTAPAGKVTALVGPNGAGKSTLLSAVAGLNEATGSIRHEGHDVTALGPKQRARIVSFVPQDTALSIGFTAFEVVAMGRYPHRGRWEPETERDRELATKALQQVGATSLADAPVNQLSGGQRQLIHIARAVAQDTPVILLDEPVSALDLKHQVAVLELLGQLSDQGKAVLVVLHDLNLVARWCHRAVLLEDGHVRAEGTTTQVLTKDNLERVYQLPLSVEPHRASGAMLITPKPVAGAL